The following are encoded in a window of Pangasianodon hypophthalmus isolate fPanHyp1 chromosome 14, fPanHyp1.pri, whole genome shotgun sequence genomic DNA:
- the LOC113539292 gene encoding cytochrome P450 7A1 — protein MIISVALIWAVVVGLCCCLWLILGIRRRQPGEPPVENGWIPYMGCALQFGANPLEFLRSRQKKYGHIFTCKIAGQYVHFLCDPFSYHSVIRQGRHLDWKKFHFSASAKAFGHESMDPSHGYTTENLHQTFLKTLQGDALPSLIETMMENLQSVMLQSNMLKTSSSEWEVDGIFAFCYKVMFESGYLTLFGKELDGDKSVARQQAQKALVLNALENFKEFDKIFPALVAGLPIHVFKSGHSARENLAKTMLHENLSKRTKISDLISLRMQLNDSLSTFNELSKARTHVAMLWASQANTLPATFWTLFYLIRCPAAMKAATEEVKNVFESSNQKVNPKDPRLVLTREELDNMPVLDSVIKEAMRLSSASLNVRVAKGDFLLHLDNKESYRIRKDDVIALYPQMLHFDPEIYEDPLTYKYDRFLDENGQEKTSFYRGGRKLRYYYMPFGSGVTKCPGRFFAVHEIKQFLSLVLSYFDMELLDSQLKVPPLDQSRAGLGILQPTYDVDFKYRLKKH, from the exons ATGATCATAAGTGTTGCCCTCATCTGGGCTGTTGTGGTGGGACTCTGCTGCTGCCTGTGGCTCATTTTGGGAATCCGCAggag acagCCAGGGGAACCTCCAGTAGAAAATGGCTGGATCCCATACATGGGTTGTGCGCTTCAATTCGGCGCCAACCCACTGGAGTTCCTCCGCAGCAGACAGAAGAAATATGGTCACATCTTCACATGTAAGATCGCTGGCCAATATGTCCACTTCCTGTGCGACCCGTTCTCTTATCACTCCGTCATCCGTCAAGGGAGGCATCTAGACTGGAAGAAATTTCACTTCTCAGCATCTgccaag GCCTTTGGTCATGAAAGCATGGACCCGAGTCATGGCTACACGACAGAGAACCTTCACCAGACTTTTCTGAAGACTTTGCAAGGTGATGCTCTTCCATCTCTCATTGAAACCATGATGGAGAACCTGCAAAGTGTCATGCTGCAGTCCAACATGCTCAAAACCAGCAGCTCTGAATGGGAAGTGGATGGCATCTTCGCTTTCTGCTACAAAGTCATGTTCGAGTCCGGCTACCTCACGCTGTTCGGAAAGGAGCTGGATGGAGACAAGAGTGTTGCACGTCAGCAAGCCCAGAAAGCTCTTGTCCTTAATGCTCTCGAGAACTTCAAGGAGTTCGACAAGATTTTCCCTGCGCTCGTCGCAGGCCTCCCAATCCACGTATTCAAGAGCGGCCACAGTGCACGAGAGAACCTCGCAAAAACCATGCTGCACGAGAACCTCAGCAAGCGCACCAAGATTTCTGACCTCATCTCGCTGCGAATGCAGCTCAATGACTCGTTATCTACCTTCAACGAGCTGAGCAAAGCCAGGACTCACGTCGCAATGCTGTGGGCCTCACAAGCCAACACCTTACCTGCAACTTTCTGGACTCTCTTTTACCTGATCAG atgtccAGCAGCAATGAAGGCAGCTACTGAGGAAGTGAAGAACGTGTTTGAGAGTTCCAACCAGAAAGTCAATCCCAAAGATCCTCGACTCGTCCTAACCAGGGAAGAGTTAGACAACATGCCAGTTCTCG ACAGTGTAATAAAGGAAGCGATGAGGCTGTCCAGTGCCTCTCTGAATGTGAGGGTGGCTAAAGGAGATTTCTTGCTCCATCTGGACAACAAGGAATCGTACCGGATCCGTAAAGACGACGTCATAGCGCTGTATCCGCAGATGCTCCATTTCGATCCTGAGATCTACGAAGATCCTCTG ACGTACAAGTACGACAGATTCTTGGATGAAAACGGACAGGAGAAGACGAGTTTTTACCGAGGAGGACGTAAACTGCGGTATTACTACATGCCGTTCGGCTCCGGAGTCACCAAATGTCCCGGACGATTTTTCGCTGTTCATGAGATTAAACAGTTCCTGTCTCTGGTGCTGTCCTACTTTGACATGGAGCTTTTGGATTCTCAATTAAAAGTTCCTCCTTTGGATCAGTCACGTGCCGGCCTCGGCATTTTACAGCCCACATACGACGTCGACTTCAAATACCGACTCAAAAAGCATTAG